A window of Paenibacillus sp. 19GGS1-52 contains these coding sequences:
- the tsaB gene encoding tRNA (adenosine(37)-N6)-threonylcarbamoyltransferase complex dimerization subunit type 1 TsaB produces MTNENKEPRKRFLALDTSTATLGVAITENGRLLHEINASGERNHSVHLLPIIEQVLQATGTTAAMLGGISVGVGPGSYTGTRIAVTAAKTLAWAWNVPVAGISTLQALAWGGRLAGLVSQTEAVLTLNEQVEGVGPDWIIPLLDARRGQAYTALFCADGTGSPSRLEPDAIRLMADWVEHLAARLAQAQADGLSPRLIWFVGDTGLHGSAESLQPLQELSNILVVAYELEGRWTGFLGEERLQVGSDDIHTLIPNYTQLSEAEANLRRSSEGSLNKR; encoded by the coding sequence ATGACGAATGAAAATAAAGAGCCGCGCAAGCGGTTTTTGGCGCTGGATACATCTACGGCTACACTTGGTGTAGCCATAACAGAGAATGGGCGATTGCTGCACGAGATCAATGCTTCCGGTGAGCGGAATCATTCGGTACATCTGTTGCCCATTATTGAGCAGGTGCTGCAAGCAACCGGAACAACCGCTGCTATGCTGGGTGGGATTTCTGTGGGTGTCGGACCCGGCTCTTATACGGGGACACGCATCGCAGTTACGGCTGCCAAGACGCTGGCTTGGGCCTGGAATGTACCCGTAGCGGGCATATCTACGCTACAGGCGCTAGCTTGGGGTGGGCGTCTTGCGGGCCTTGTGAGCCAGACTGAGGCTGTCCTGACTTTAAATGAACAGGTCGAAGGGGTGGGTCCGGACTGGATAATTCCATTGCTGGATGCACGCCGGGGCCAAGCCTACACAGCATTATTCTGCGCGGATGGGACAGGCAGTCCCAGCCGTCTTGAGCCAGATGCCATCCGCTTGATGGCGGATTGGGTCGAACACTTAGCGGCACGTCTTGCTCAGGCCCAAGCGGATGGGTTAAGTCCGCGCTTGATCTGGTTTGTCGGGGACACTGGACTGCACGGCAGCGCGGAATCGCTTCAACCACTGCAGGAACTTAGCAACATTCTCGTTGTAGCCTATGAGCTTGAGGGACGTTGGACTGGATTTCTTGGCGAGGAACGCCTGCAGGTAGGCAGCGACGATATACATACCCTAATCCCCAATTATACGCAGCTGTCAGAAGCGGAAGCCAATTTACGCCGAAGCAGCGAAGGGAGCTTAAACAAACGATGA
- a CDS encoding Ku protein translates to MHTVWKGAISFGLVHVPVKMFSATEDKDISLRYIHKECGSPLSYVRKCPVCDKEVAWEEIGKGYEYEKGKFVLFDKEELDQLTEESSKSISILDFVDLTEIDPIYFQKTYYLAPDQAGANAYRLLMEAMRQTGRIGIAKISLRSKSSLAAIRVLENCLAIETIYYPDEVRPASQVPNLPEAGVVNDKELEMAKMLISQLSTPFDAAKYTDDYRQRMLDLISHKVAGEEFHIAPTRQENNVIDLMAALQASIEAVQHIPSEPGPSISSNTSTKLQTATGKKKPAKAKAAASSDAQRTTPAVAEPVVEPAAEAKFNNATGPIPVIAPKPKRRSAKSKETVS, encoded by the coding sequence ATGCATACCGTTTGGAAAGGGGCTATCAGCTTCGGGCTTGTACATGTTCCGGTCAAAATGTTCTCCGCTACGGAGGATAAAGATATTTCCTTGCGTTACATTCATAAGGAATGCGGGAGTCCACTGTCTTATGTACGCAAATGTCCCGTATGTGACAAGGAAGTGGCTTGGGAAGAAATCGGCAAGGGTTATGAGTATGAGAAGGGCAAGTTTGTATTGTTTGATAAAGAGGAGCTGGACCAGCTTACGGAGGAAAGCAGCAAGAGTATTTCGATCCTTGATTTCGTGGATTTGACGGAGATCGACCCCATTTATTTTCAAAAAACATATTATTTGGCTCCTGACCAAGCAGGTGCTAATGCTTATCGTCTCTTGATGGAGGCCATGCGGCAGACAGGTAGAATAGGCATCGCCAAAATTTCGCTTCGTTCCAAGAGCAGCCTCGCAGCCATCCGTGTGCTGGAGAATTGTCTGGCCATCGAAACGATCTATTATCCGGACGAAGTCCGACCAGCTTCACAGGTTCCTAATCTGCCTGAAGCTGGAGTAGTGAATGATAAAGAGCTTGAGATGGCAAAAATGCTTATCTCCCAATTATCCACTCCTTTTGACGCGGCTAAATATACCGATGACTACCGCCAGCGGATGCTTGATTTGATCTCCCATAAAGTTGCAGGTGAGGAGTTCCATATTGCTCCAACGCGACAAGAGAATAATGTGATCGACCTAATGGCTGCCCTTCAGGCTAGTATAGAGGCGGTTCAGCATATCCCTTCTGAACCAGGGCCCTCAATATCCAGCAATACAAGCACCAAGCTACAGACAGCCACTGGTAAAAAGAAACCGGCTAAAGCCAAAGCAGCAGCATCTTCCGATGCGCAACGCACTACTCCAGCCGTTGCGGAACCTGTGGTGGAGCCTGCTGCGGAGGCGAAATTTAACAATGCCACCGGCCCGATCCCGGTTATTGCACCCAAGCCGAAACGTCGCAGTGCCAAAAGCAAAGAAACGGTGTCCTAG
- a CDS encoding H-type small acid-soluble spore protein, translating into MNIQRAQDIYASKEMISVHLDGKPVWIEHVDVDNGMATVQLGSSPTNTHTVGVERLEEQGH; encoded by the coding sequence ATGAATATACAGCGGGCACAGGATATTTATGCATCCAAAGAAATGATATCTGTTCATTTGGACGGAAAGCCGGTCTGGATTGAGCATGTGGATGTGGACAATGGAATGGCAACGGTACAGTTGGGCTCCAGCCCGACCAATACGCATACAGTTGGCGTAGAACGGCTGGAGGAACAAGGGCACTAG
- a CDS encoding M23 family metallopeptidase, whose translation MKSQPDHNRITLLVVQDAGRPVRQLQLSRPLALALPAAAVLSISSLVTSMHYHASQSISQLEAEAAALTLTNLRMEMKVADKDQTLLQLRSQVTELSEEAENIKGKLKGVSELEQQLQSLINKGKASTSGTTSGTKGLSNETTSSAPSGATFGIPPATPFSSLSAVSFRLGAISAALGSIVTPQVGGEYIAVHQNDPFELVNQTKDDFAEISSLLDEMVDSISNTITEAKEANTVHANLQAKKALVEKAKLKPAVFWPTLSKVISSNFGYRSDPFKGVSAYHAGIDIAGNIGDPVYAAMDGQITTAEQMGARGKYIIITHSNGLETWYMHLNGMVVSVGDKVAKGQKIGLLGNTGRSTGPHLHFQVVKQNKPVNPLTYVKP comes from the coding sequence ATGAAGAGTCAGCCAGATCATAACCGGATTACGCTGCTCGTTGTCCAGGATGCAGGGCGTCCAGTCAGACAGCTTCAGCTATCAAGACCGCTGGCGTTAGCCCTGCCGGCTGCGGCCGTGCTGTCCATCTCTAGTCTGGTCACCTCCATGCATTATCATGCCTCACAATCCATCTCCCAGTTGGAAGCAGAAGCAGCAGCACTCACACTGACCAATCTCCGTATGGAAATGAAAGTCGCCGATAAGGATCAGACATTGCTGCAGCTGCGCAGCCAAGTGACCGAGCTCTCTGAGGAAGCGGAGAATATCAAAGGCAAGCTTAAAGGTGTGAGTGAGCTGGAACAACAGCTGCAATCACTGATTAACAAAGGCAAGGCTTCTACCTCTGGCACAACCTCCGGTACAAAGGGATTATCCAACGAGACGACCTCATCAGCACCCTCCGGGGCTACCTTTGGGATTCCGCCTGCCACTCCCTTTTCTTCTCTGAGCGCAGTCAGCTTTCGGCTTGGAGCGATCAGCGCTGCACTTGGCAGTATAGTCACCCCTCAGGTAGGCGGCGAATATATCGCTGTCCACCAGAATGATCCCTTTGAGCTGGTGAATCAAACTAAGGATGATTTTGCCGAAATCAGCAGTCTGCTTGATGAGATGGTTGATAGTATATCCAACACAATTACTGAGGCAAAGGAAGCCAACACCGTACATGCGAATCTTCAGGCCAAAAAGGCACTGGTGGAAAAAGCCAAGCTAAAGCCAGCTGTATTCTGGCCTACTCTATCTAAGGTCATCTCCTCGAACTTTGGTTACCGCTCCGATCCCTTTAAGGGCGTATCGGCCTATCATGCCGGTATCGATATCGCCGGAAATATAGGAGATCCTGTCTATGCAGCCATGGATGGTCAAATTACGACTGCAGAACAAATGGGAGCCCGTGGTAAGTATATTATTATCACGCATTCGAACGGTCTTGAGACATGGTACATGCATTTGAACGGTATGGTTGTATCTGTCGGAGACAAGGTGGCCAAAGGGCAAAAGATCGGTTTATTAGGAAATACCGGGCGCAGCACGGGACCTCATCTTCATTTTCAAGTAGTGAAGCAGAACAAGCCGGTGAACCCCTTAACATATGTCAAACCCTGA
- a CDS encoding polymer-forming cytoskeletal protein: MWKRQQRTSIKATDSLIGHGGTLEGKVHCDTNLRIEGTFSGEIHCSGTVTVGEQGIVRSSISAEEIVIAGKVFGNVNAERRLIMTDTGQLYGNILAGTLSIMEGSLLNGAVAMKEQPAPETAGEPENHIHMDKTAAKRSSKSQGTLEVG; the protein is encoded by the coding sequence ATGTGGAAGAGACAGCAGCGCACTTCAATCAAAGCTACAGACTCTCTGATCGGACACGGAGGAACACTGGAGGGCAAGGTACATTGCGATACCAATCTGCGGATAGAGGGGACATTTAGCGGTGAAATTCATTGCAGCGGTACAGTTACAGTAGGTGAACAAGGAATAGTCCGTTCCAGTATTAGTGCAGAGGAGATTGTCATTGCCGGTAAGGTATTCGGCAACGTGAATGCTGAGCGCAGGCTAATTATGACAGACACAGGTCAGCTCTATGGCAATATCCTGGCGGGAACGCTAAGCATTATGGAGGGCAGCCTGCTTAATGGAGCTGTGGCCATGAAAGAACAGCCCGCCCCTGAAACAGCGGGCGAGCCGGAGAACCATATCCATATGGACAAGACAGCTGCTAAACGATCCTCCAAATCACAAGGCACTCTGGAGGTTGGTTAA
- the ligD gene encoding non-homologous end-joining DNA ligase, giving the protein MPAAIKGSITVNGQAIAITNPDKLLWPEMGITKKIYLQKLAALSPYLLRYCQNRLLTVIRYPHGVPGMSFYQKNAPEPLPSFVKTATHENITYIMLQGLPELLWLGNLAALEFHPSLHYAGSELPCEWMIDLDPSREVEPRIMEATAIVGDVLRSLGLHSVPKTSGATGVQIIVPIHPGVTFDGLRRIGHFVGRFVTEKHPELFTLERLKKNRGDRIYFDYLQHYGGKTLAAPYTPRARPLATVSTPLLWREVEQNVSPTDFHLLNIEERLGSKGDLIQKVPAQPVEDIISQLS; this is encoded by the coding sequence ATGCCAGCAGCCATTAAAGGCTCCATTACCGTGAATGGACAAGCGATCGCTATTACGAACCCGGACAAGCTTTTATGGCCGGAAATGGGCATTACGAAAAAAATCTATCTGCAAAAGCTCGCTGCACTCTCGCCTTACCTCCTGCGCTATTGTCAGAACCGCCTGCTCACGGTTATCCGCTATCCGCATGGCGTGCCTGGTATGTCCTTTTATCAGAAAAATGCCCCGGAGCCGCTCCCTTCGTTTGTGAAGACGGCGACTCACGAGAATATTACCTATATTATGCTGCAAGGTTTACCCGAGTTGCTCTGGTTGGGCAATCTCGCCGCCTTGGAGTTTCATCCTTCGCTGCATTATGCAGGAAGTGAACTGCCCTGTGAATGGATGATTGATCTGGACCCCTCCCGCGAGGTTGAACCGCGCATCATGGAGGCCACCGCCATTGTTGGTGATGTACTGAGATCACTTGGATTGCACTCCGTCCCCAAGACCTCCGGTGCCACTGGAGTCCAGATTATTGTACCCATTCATCCAGGAGTCACCTTTGACGGCCTGCGCCGAATAGGTCACTTTGTCGGCCGCTTCGTGACCGAGAAACATCCTGAGCTGTTTACTCTAGAGCGCTTGAAGAAAAATCGTGGTGACAGAATCTATTTTGACTATCTTCAGCACTACGGTGGTAAGACCCTAGCCGCTCCATATACACCTCGCGCACGACCGCTTGCGACGGTATCCACGCCCTTGTTGTGGAGAGAGGTTGAACAGAATGTATCACCGACTGACTTCCATTTGCTGAACATCGAGGAACGCCTTGGCAGCAAAGGTGATCTTATTCAAAAAGTGCCTGCGCAGCCGGTGGAGGATATTATCTCGCAGTTGTCTTGA
- a CDS encoding RNA ligase family protein, which yields MKLSPVTPFEPVLAGQLPVGNQWIAQIKWDGVRMLSYYDGDGTELINRRGNRRTGQYPELNDARAYSKADSIILDGEVIALLKGTPSFHEVMRRDSLKNEAAIQATKHQVPVVYMVFDILYCNGLWLFDQSLSLRQQRLSEMLLPHPHVQLVPSYSDPAELFTAAQSKGLEGIVCKDIMSTYAPGGKDKRWQKRKIISDITAVAGGVTFRDGTVNALLLGLYDDAGKLHYIGHAGAGRLTVEDWRSLTVQAISLASEQMPFATIPQRSKGAYWIKPQLVFKIHFLEWNRSGTLRQPVIQARVDIPAQACRIEQRITGIPQ from the coding sequence ATGAAGCTTTCGCCAGTTACCCCCTTTGAACCCGTCTTGGCTGGTCAGTTGCCGGTTGGCAATCAGTGGATCGCCCAGATCAAATGGGATGGTGTGCGTATGCTCTCCTATTATGACGGGGATGGGACTGAGCTCATCAATCGGCGTGGAAACCGCCGTACAGGGCAATACCCCGAGCTTAATGATGCTCGTGCCTACAGCAAAGCCGATTCGATCATTCTTGATGGTGAAGTGATTGCACTTCTTAAAGGCACACCCTCATTTCATGAGGTGATGCGGCGGGACAGCTTAAAGAATGAGGCGGCGATTCAGGCCACCAAACATCAGGTTCCTGTCGTTTATATGGTGTTTGATATTCTGTATTGCAATGGCCTATGGCTGTTTGATCAATCTTTATCTCTGCGGCAGCAGCGCCTAAGCGAGATGCTGCTGCCGCATCCCCATGTTCAACTGGTCCCGAGCTATAGCGATCCTGCCGAGCTGTTTACTGCTGCACAAAGTAAAGGTCTGGAAGGAATCGTATGCAAGGATATTATGAGTACTTATGCACCAGGTGGTAAAGACAAACGCTGGCAGAAACGTAAGATCATTTCCGATATTACAGCGGTAGCTGGAGGGGTTACTTTTCGTGACGGTACGGTAAATGCCCTATTGCTGGGCTTATATGATGATGCTGGCAAGCTGCATTATATCGGGCATGCCGGTGCAGGCCGTCTGACCGTGGAGGATTGGCGGAGCCTTACCGTACAGGCAATCAGCTTAGCCAGTGAACAAATGCCCTTTGCTACTATTCCGCAGCGAAGCAAGGGCGCTTACTGGATCAAACCCCAGCTCGTATTCAAGATTCATTTTCTGGAATGGAACCGTTCAGGAACCCTCCGTCAGCCAGTTATTCAAGCTAGGGTCGATATCCCTGCACAGGCTTGTCGTATAGAGCAACGCATCACAGGAATTCCGCAATGA
- a CDS encoding DUF2705 family protein, translating to MGNFAALIHNENIKIYSRVRTWIMLIILAVMSALIPVLVYFTGNGDSNSGGMGVWDNFQVSIAIAFFLNTIFTVVVASDSVAGEFSWGTIKLLLIRPWSRSKILLSKYIALVLFSLLSTGVLIAFGLGASLIFSSGSSEGVAGMNSSWSPAQYSFLVILCQFIQLFLTAGIAFMVSSVFRASGLAIGLSLFIIFASGIFSLLFNPDRFEWARYLIFNHMDLSVYINSDTGAGGSTLGFSIAVLAVYYVLFMLVSWIVFRKRDVAA from the coding sequence TTGGGTAATTTCGCTGCTCTCATACATAATGAGAATATCAAAATATATAGTCGAGTCCGCACATGGATTATGCTGATTATTCTGGCAGTCATGAGTGCGCTGATTCCGGTGCTAGTCTATTTCACGGGCAATGGGGATTCTAATTCCGGAGGTATGGGGGTTTGGGATAATTTCCAGGTGAGTATAGCGATTGCATTTTTCCTAAACACGATCTTTACAGTTGTTGTGGCCTCGGACTCCGTGGCGGGCGAATTTTCCTGGGGGACGATCAAGCTACTGTTGATTCGCCCGTGGAGCCGCTCCAAGATATTGCTCTCTAAATACATTGCATTGGTATTATTCAGTCTGCTCAGTACGGGTGTACTGATTGCCTTCGGTTTGGGAGCATCGCTCATTTTCTCGTCAGGTTCCAGTGAGGGAGTGGCGGGTATGAATTCAAGCTGGAGTCCGGCACAATATTCTTTCCTCGTTATCCTCTGTCAATTTATTCAGCTGTTCCTGACTGCCGGGATCGCCTTCATGGTGTCCAGTGTATTTCGTGCTAGTGGTCTGGCTATAGGGCTGTCGCTGTTTATTATATTTGCGAGCGGCATCTTCAGCCTTCTCTTTAATCCGGATCGGTTTGAATGGGCACGATATTTAATCTTCAATCACATGGATCTGTCGGTTTATATAAACTCGGACACCGGAGCGGGTGGATCTACACTCGGTTTCTCGATTGCGGTGCTGGCAGTCTATTATGTCTTATTCATGTTGGTTTCCTGGATCGTATTCCGCAAAAGAGATGTCGCCGCTTAA
- the cls gene encoding cardiolipin synthase: MKILVIILGLFIIQIAVIVFLEFRRPQRAVAWVFITLCCPPLGLAFYYFLGRDYRQSRRINRRCISLFREIRNHVSGKSFAVRSTAECGNSQFEHNEELLTLLSRLSESPITGHNRIQVLENAREAYDSMLEAMEGAREHIHMEFYIFRDDEIGEQFQDLLIRKARQGIKVRLLCDGLGSHKLSGRFIRTLRKAGVEFHFFLPPLTSLLDRRFNYRNHRKILVVDGLVGFTGGMNVGDDYLGKSPKMGFWRDTHLRLEGDSVYYIQYIFLKDWRLATNDGMSHPRLFPKHSCEEREAVQIVGSGPDGDMDASQEMYFAAMCSAKQRIWITSPYFIPDPAICRALKSAVLRGVDVRIIIPAKPDNRLVYYATLSYLENLQEAGVKFYRYTKGFMHAKVMVVDELLASVGSANLDMRSFYSNFELSAVLLSPAVISSLASGFEQDLKHSDYIDPLQFRSRSYFVKRVEGLCQLLSPLL, encoded by the coding sequence ATGAAAATACTCGTGATAATTCTCGGTCTTTTTATTATTCAAATTGCTGTAATTGTGTTTCTTGAGTTCCGACGTCCACAAAGAGCTGTGGCCTGGGTGTTTATTACCCTCTGTTGTCCTCCGCTGGGGCTAGCTTTCTATTACTTCCTGGGTCGTGATTACCGACAAAGTCGCAGAATCAACCGCAGATGTATTTCGCTGTTTCGTGAAATTCGCAATCATGTCTCTGGTAAAAGCTTCGCGGTGAGAAGTACAGCAGAATGCGGTAATTCACAGTTTGAGCACAATGAGGAATTGTTAACCCTGCTCTCCAGGCTGTCAGAAAGCCCGATTACGGGCCATAACAGAATCCAGGTATTGGAAAATGCGCGGGAGGCCTACGACTCCATGCTGGAAGCGATGGAAGGCGCTCGGGAGCATATCCATATGGAATTTTATATTTTTCGGGATGATGAGATTGGAGAACAGTTTCAGGATCTTCTGATCCGCAAGGCGCGTCAGGGAATTAAGGTGCGTCTGTTATGCGATGGTCTGGGCAGTCACAAGTTGAGCGGCAGATTCATACGGACATTAAGAAAGGCCGGAGTTGAGTTTCATTTTTTTCTGCCCCCGCTGACCTCTTTGCTGGATCGTCGTTTTAATTATCGCAATCACCGCAAAATTCTGGTTGTAGACGGACTCGTTGGTTTTACTGGTGGAATGAATGTGGGTGATGATTATTTAGGGAAGAGTCCCAAAATGGGCTTCTGGCGTGACACGCATCTGCGTCTTGAAGGGGATTCTGTCTATTATATCCAGTATATTTTCTTGAAGGACTGGAGACTGGCCACCAATGATGGAATGAGCCATCCCCGCTTGTTTCCAAAACATTCCTGTGAGGAGAGGGAGGCAGTACAGATTGTCGGGAGCGGACCTGATGGAGATATGGATGCTTCCCAGGAGATGTATTTTGCAGCGATGTGCTCGGCTAAACAGCGAATCTGGATTACCTCTCCCTATTTTATACCCGATCCGGCAATTTGCCGGGCGCTAAAGAGTGCTGTGCTTCGTGGAGTGGACGTCAGGATTATAATCCCAGCCAAGCCCGATAACAGACTTGTTTATTATGCCACGTTATCTTATCTGGAGAATTTACAGGAAGCAGGAGTGAAATTTTATCGCTATACCAAAGGTTTCATGCATGCCAAAGTCATGGTTGTGGATGAGCTGTTAGCCTCGGTAGGGAGTGCCAATCTGGACATGCGCAGCTTCTATTCTAACTTTGAGTTGTCGGCGGTGCTGTTGAGTCCGGCGGTAATATCCTCCCTTGCTTCCGGCTTTGAACAGGATCTAAAGCACAGTGATTATATAGATCCACTTCAGTTTAGGAGCAGGAGTTATTTTGTCAAGCGTGTTGAGGGCTTGTGTCAGCTGTTATCACCGCTATTATGA
- a CDS encoding YitT family protein — protein MTVSQEVFANGDRQKPHKSGAFKTAKLAQRIIMITIGASMMSVALEIFLVPNSLIDGGITGISIMLSHIFNIPLGILLTLLNLPFLVVGYKQIGKTFALSTLYAVILMSIGTQLLHPVKPITVEPLLAAVFGGVILGVGVGLVVRYGGSLDGTEIVAILVAKKLPFSVGEVVMFFNLFILSGAGFVFGWNNAMFSLIAYYIAFKMIDVTLEGLDQSKSVWIISDKFRDIGEALTERLGRGVTYLEGEGGFSGDNKKVIFVVITRLEEAKLKSIVEDWDSDAFVAIGNIHDVKGGRFKKKSIH, from the coding sequence ATGACTGTAAGCCAAGAAGTCTTTGCGAATGGGGATCGTCAGAAGCCGCATAAGTCGGGTGCCTTTAAAACGGCGAAGCTAGCACAGCGAATTATTATGATTACCATTGGCGCGTCTATGATGTCCGTTGCACTTGAGATATTCCTCGTTCCCAACAGTTTGATTGATGGTGGAATTACCGGTATCTCTATTATGCTGTCTCACATTTTCAACATTCCTCTCGGTATTTTGTTAACACTGCTAAACCTTCCATTCCTCGTTGTTGGTTATAAGCAAATTGGTAAGACCTTTGCCTTATCCACATTATATGCTGTAATTCTTATGTCTATTGGTACTCAACTGCTGCATCCTGTAAAGCCTATTACCGTTGAACCGCTGCTTGCCGCAGTATTTGGAGGCGTGATTCTTGGTGTAGGAGTAGGCTTAGTCGTAAGATACGGTGGATCACTGGATGGGACGGAAATCGTGGCTATTCTTGTAGCTAAAAAGCTTCCGTTCTCAGTTGGTGAGGTTGTGATGTTCTTTAACCTGTTTATTCTTTCTGGAGCAGGCTTTGTGTTTGGCTGGAATAATGCCATGTTCTCACTTATTGCGTATTACATTGCTTTTAAGATGATTGACGTTACGCTTGAGGGTCTCGATCAATCGAAGTCAGTATGGATTATCAGCGATAAATTCCGGGATATCGGAGAAGCGCTGACTGAGCGTCTTGGACGCGGTGTTACTTATCTGGAAGGAGAAGGCGGATTCTCCGGTGATAACAAGAAAGTGATTTTTGTGGTCATCACACGTTTGGAAGAGGCAAAACTCAAATCTATAGTTGAGGATTGGGATTCTGATGCATTCGTCGCGATTGGTAATATTCATGATGTTAAGGGTGGACGATTCAAGAAAAAATCCATTCATTAG
- the tsaE gene encoding tRNA (adenosine(37)-N6)-threonylcarbamoyltransferase complex ATPase subunit type 1 TsaE: protein MDNNVETVFTYRSYSPQDTEQLAAAIAAVSTAGLVIGLDGDLGAGKTAFSQGYARYLGVEDIVSSPTFTIIKEYKGRLPLYHMDVYRISFQEADELGLDEYFYGQGVCLVEWSSIIQELMPPRHMHIHMETTGLDERIITVTGIGEPYGELCRDLSQKWG from the coding sequence TTGGACAATAACGTCGAAACGGTTTTCACTTACCGATCATACAGTCCGCAGGATACCGAACAGCTTGCGGCTGCGATTGCGGCTGTATCCACAGCAGGTTTGGTGATTGGTTTGGACGGTGATCTGGGGGCAGGGAAAACGGCATTCTCGCAAGGCTATGCCCGCTATTTAGGGGTTGAGGATATCGTTAGCAGTCCTACATTTACAATTATTAAAGAGTATAAAGGCCGTTTGCCGCTATACCATATGGATGTATATCGGATATCCTTTCAGGAAGCGGACGAGCTTGGACTAGATGAGTATTTCTATGGACAGGGTGTCTGTCTGGTGGAGTGGAGCAGTATTATACAAGAGTTGATGCCGCCGCGGCATATGCACATACACATGGAAACGACCGGATTGGATGAACGAATCATTACGGTAACCGGAATCGGCGAGCCTTATGGCGAACTTTGCCGGGACTTAAGCCAGAAGTGGGGTTAA
- a CDS encoding multidrug resistance efflux transporter family protein has protein sequence MRPLLLGVCAALFFAVSFVLNRRMELSGGSWAWSASLRYLFTLPFLIAIVAGRRRLKPLLLVMAERPTAWLLWGTVGFGLFYAPLCYAAAYAPGWLTAGTWQITIISGSLLAPLFGQWMTGPKGPIYIRGRIPIRGLGMSLIILAGVALLQVEHAQHLAMTQVLLGVLPVLVASFAYPLGNRKMMELCGDRLDVFQRILGMTLASLPFWLLLGIYGLADVGLPSAGQVGQSVIVAISSGVIATVLFFRATDMVRSSMSGLAAVEATQSLEVLFALAGEMLILSTSRPSLLSWVGIAVIILGMILHSLLSQRSGTKASADARLKSRISPPSA, from the coding sequence GTGCGTCCCCTATTGCTCGGCGTGTGCGCTGCGCTGTTCTTCGCAGTATCTTTTGTGCTTAATCGACGGATGGAGCTGTCGGGTGGAAGCTGGGCCTGGAGCGCCTCGCTGCGCTATTTATTCACCTTACCCTTCCTGATTGCTATCGTGGCCGGACGGCGCAGGCTGAAGCCCTTGCTGCTGGTTATGGCAGAGCGTCCGACTGCCTGGCTATTATGGGGGACAGTAGGTTTTGGTTTATTCTATGCACCGCTGTGTTATGCTGCAGCCTATGCTCCGGGCTGGCTGACAGCAGGAACATGGCAGATCACCATTATCTCTGGGTCTTTGCTCGCACCCTTGTTCGGGCAATGGATGACGGGGCCGAAAGGTCCAATTTACATACGTGGCAGAATCCCTATTCGCGGGTTAGGTATGTCTTTAATTATTCTAGCCGGAGTGGCGCTGCTCCAAGTAGAGCATGCACAACATCTGGCAATGACTCAGGTTCTACTGGGTGTCCTGCCTGTGTTGGTGGCGTCCTTCGCTTATCCGCTTGGAAACCGTAAAATGATGGAACTCTGCGGAGACAGGCTGGATGTCTTTCAGCGCATCCTTGGCATGACCTTAGCGAGTCTTCCGTTCTGGCTTCTGCTCGGGATTTACGGTCTTGCTGATGTAGGTCTGCCTTCCGCGGGTCAGGTGGGGCAGTCCGTTATTGTCGCCATATCTTCAGGAGTAATAGCAACTGTCCTGTTTTTTCGTGCCACCGATATGGTCCGCAGCAGCATGAGCGGCTTGGCGGCAGTGGAAGCCACTCAGTCGCTGGAGGTTCTATTTGCATTAGCAGGCGAGATGCTGATTCTATCAACATCACGGCCTTCCTTGTTGTCGTGGGTAGGAATTGCTGTGATTATTCTAGGGATGATCCTGCACAGTCTACTTTCTCAACGTTCAGGAACCAAAGCATCTGCTGACGCAAGATTGAAGAGCAGGATATCTCCTCCTTCAGCTTGA